Part of the Flavobacterium sp. MDT1-60 genome, TTTCCAGGTTCAGCGTTGATGAAAACAGCGCGCCCTTTAAGTGAAGGGTGATTCAAAGCATACAAATCTCTTTTCGCTCCGTTATTATCCAAAATAAACAAGAATTTGCCTTTTGCTTTTTTCAGTGTTGGCCAATTGTTGTTCAAAACGGCTTCTTCCAATGTTTTGTATTTTCCACGTACCATATCTGGCGTGATTAGTTTATTTCCTAAACCTTTTCGAAGTTCTTTGTCTAAAGCATCAAATAACTCAGGTGTAAATTTTTCAGCTTTCGTTCCTAAGAAGCTATCGTCATCTTTTGGTTCCAACGTAATAAAAACCGGAACGTGATCCGGATTTGCATCAGACCATTTTTTTAATTCTGCAAGACAATTTTGAAGCGTGTAGCAGGATGTTCTAAAATCAATATCGATCATATGAAAAACTTTAAAACCCGGTTTCTGCATTTCTCCATTTGGATCATAAGCTTTTTCAGATTTTGCAAGGTCTAAACCTTTTGGGTGTGCATATTTTCCGCCTTTAGTATCACCCTGAACATCAATTTCAAGATTTCTTAAACCTTTGTTTAACTGCTCTGTAATTGGAATATGAGTGTATTGCAGACCTTTTAAAGAACGACTTGTGTCTTTGGCCTGAATAAAATTGTACAAATCGGTCTCAATAGCCTGACGATAACTGTTATGAGAACCGATGACCTGAATTTGATTGATTTTTAGATTGTCGTTTTGTGCCTGAACGCTGGTGTTTATAGCGCCGGCAAGAAATAATGTAAACAGAATTTGTTTCATGATGTAAGGTATAAAAAGTGTTTCCAGATTAAGGGACGCATCAAAAGAGAATACATTTTTATCCATGACTAAATTAAAAGAAAAATTTCAATTTTATGTTAGATTAAGAAAAAGAAATCGCAAACCGATTATCATTTTTGCCTTAAAATAGTAGTATTTATACAGCAAAGAATTCATTATTTAATTTAAAGTTAACCTTCAGACAAAAAACTTTGGTATAACATTTTATTATTTTACATCAACAAATACTACCAAAAGCAGTTATGAAGAATCCTGAAATTTTTGAACAAACGTATACCGAATACTGGAAAAAGCTCAATGCGTTTTCGTATACGATGACTCAGGATAAAGACTTGGCGCAGAACATTGTTCAGGATGTTTTTATTGATTTATGGGAGCGAAAAGACGATCTGAATATTAATGCGATTGAACCGTATTTATTTCGTGCCGTAAAAAATCAGGTCTTCAAACATTATCAAAATAATCGGTTTGATAAGACCATTCTGGAAGATCAGTTTGAAGATTATATTATTGATAATTTCGCTTCGATTGATCCTGAATTAATGGATTTACTTTATTCTTTACTAGATAAACTTCCGGAGAAAAGAAAAGAAGTTTTGTTGATGTACAAATTTCAGGATATGTCAATCGATATGATTGCCGATGAACTCGGAATTTCGAAACAAACAGTTAAAAACCAAATTTCTTCTGCCTTAAAACAGCTTCGTGAAGGCTTAAAAGACCTGGCCTGGCTGGCTCCATACATTATTTTGCATCAAAAGTTTTAAGATAACTTTCCGTTAATGTTTTCCTAATATTTCCCGATAGTACGATTTTATGATTCCCGTACTTACTTGTAATAATAAGTAATATGATAAAAAGAATCAAACATAGTTTAGAACATCTTATAGATAAAAGTTCACGAAATAAAACTTCAATTGCAGAAGAAAATTTATTAAATGATTTTGCTTTTGATCAATATCAAAATTCAAAATGGAACGAAACTGCAATGGGAAATCCTAATGAAGTTTCGCGACATATATATGAAGGAATTCAACTTCGAATAGGAAAGAAGAGAAGCTTCAATCCTTATTTAAAATACATGGCCGCTGCCAGTATTCTTTTTCTTGTTGGTTTGGGATTCTTTTTCAAACCAGGTTTTTCAGTTGAAAAGCACTTAACATTTAAAACTTTAGATATCCCCAAATCTATCCAGTTAAATGATGGCTCGAAAATTTATCTGGCAGCAAATTCTATATTTCAATATCCTGAAAAATTTCTGGGAGACGAAAGAAAGGTTTCGCTATTAAAAGGAAATGCATTTTTTGAAGTGGCCAAAGACAAAAAACATCCTTTTATTATTACTTCCGGCGAAATTAAAACAAGAGTGGTTGGGACTTCTTTCCACATTCAGTTATCAAAATCAAAATGCGAAGTGATCGTCGTAACGGGAAAAGTAAATGTTACTTCAAAAGGACAGAGTGTTGATTTGGTTCCGAATGAAGAAGCTTTGTTTGAATCTCAAAAACTGACCAAACAACTGGCAGATAAATCCTATTTAGTCAATTGGTACAATACTGATATCACACTAAATCAGACAATTCTTAAACATGTTATTACGATTTTACAATATAAATACGGAGTTTCATTTCAGTATGATAATGAAAAAGTATTAGCAACGCCGTTAACGGTGTTTATTAAGAAAGACGCATCATTAGAGAATGTTTTAGAACAAATAAATTATATCACAAACCTAAAATTTAAAGTTTATGGCGAAATAGTAAAAGTGGATTAAAAAACAAAAAAGCAGTTGCTGAGAACAACTGGATTAATAAGTAAGTATCGATAAAAAACCAATAACTTAAATCATGTATTTTAAACTTTCCTATTTAAATCTAAAGAGAATTGTCTTTTTAGTAATGGCGTTACTGGCCATTCAAAATGGTTACAGTACAACTAATTTCCCTGAAAAATCAAACGTAAAAAATAAAGTAGAAAAAGCTACGCTAGTTTCTATTTTTTCAAAATTAAGTCAGCAAACAGATTATAAATTTAGCTATGGGCAGGCTATTATCGCTGATAATACTGTTTATACGGTAAATTATACAAACGAATCTGTTTCGTTAATTTTAAGTGACCTTTCTAAAAAAGCTAATTTCAATTATAACATTAATGGAAAATTAGTTTTAATTCAGAAAACAGAAGCTCCAAAAACGACAACACATAAAGCGGTTGACAGAATAAAAGTAAAAGGAAAAATTGTTGACGAAAACAAAGTCCCAATTCCTGGAGCGACAATTATAGAAACGAGTACATCGAACTCAACAACTACAAATTTTGATGGTGAATTTGAACTTACGGTTGGAGAAGGAAAAACAATCGAAATCTCGTATTTAGGTTATAAAACAAAAACAGTTGCTGCACAAAGTGGTTTTATAACAATTCAGTTAGAACCAAATACATCTGAATTGGCAGAGGTTTTAGTTGTTGGTTACGGTAAGCAATCTAAAAAAGATGTTACTGGGGCTGTTACACAGTTGGAAGCTTCCAACTTTAAACAAGGTATTTCTACTTCTCCAGACCAATTATTACAAGGAAAAGTTGCTGGTGTTCGTGTGGTTAGCACAAGCGGTGAGCCAGGAGCAGGAGTAAATGTTACGATTCGTGGAGTTGGTTCTATCAGAAGCGGAAGTACACCTTTATTTGTAGTTGATGGCGTTCCGTTATCAAATGACGATGTTAGCCCTGGTGCAAGTAATGTTGGTTTTGGAAGCTCACAGGCAAAAAATCCATTGAACTTTTTGAATAATAGTGATATCGAATCTATTACCGTTTTGAAAGATGCTTCGGCTGCTGCAATTTATGGTGCAAGAGGATCAAATGGTGTTGTTTTGGTAACAACGAAAAAAGGATCCAAAGGCGAAGGAACTTTAACTTTTGATTCTTACACAGGAATTTCGACCGTAGCTAATAAATTAGATGTTTTGGATGCTGGTCAATACAGAAAAGCGATTAAAGATCCTGCATTTGACCACGGAGGAAATACAGACTGGCAAGATGTAATTTACAGAACCGCTATTACAACAAATAATTCATTGGCTTTTTCTAAACAAACAGAAACAGGAAATTATTATGCTTCTGCAGCGCAAATGAATCAGGAAGGAATTATCAGAAACAGTAATTTTAAACGTATGTCGGGTAGAATTAACGCTGCTGAATCATTTTTGGATAACAAACGTTTGAAAGTAAAAATGAATCTTACTGCGAGTGAAACCAAAGATGATGGAGTTCCTACAAGTGATGACGGAGGTTCAAACGGACAGTTGATCGTTCATACTTTAATGGCAAATCCAACAAGATCTGTTTTTGATGCGAATGGAAAGTATACTAACTTCAATATGAACGCGCATTACAATCCGGCTTATTTATTAAGTATTTACGATGACCAAACCCGTACAATAAGAGTTTTGGCCAATTTAGAAGCGTCATTGAGAATTGTAGACGGATTGGAATATAAAGTAAACATTGGTTTTGACCGTTCTGCAGCGGAAAGAAACACGACGATTTTTCCAAATTTAACGGACTTGAATCCAAAAGGGAAATATGTTCAGAACAATTTAGATTCAAAAAACTCTTTGATCGAACATTATCTGACTTACAATCTATTGTTAGACAAACATAAAATAGAAGCTTTAGGCGGATTTTCTTATCAGAAGTTTGAAAGATCAGGAACAAGTTTCAGTATTGACGGAATTTCAAATCAGGGAGTGGGTGTACCACCATCTATTAATCCTGGATTTGCGGGAACACAATCCGGAGTTTCCGGTTATGCTCAGGAAAATGAATTGCAGTCTTATTTTGGAAGGGTAAATTATACTTTCAATGAAAAATATCTTTTAACAGCTTCGATGAGAGCAGACGGTTCAACTCGTTTTGGTCAAAATAATAAGTACGGATATTTTCCTTCAGCTGCTTTGGGTTGGAATATCTCTAAAGAAAAATTCTTAGAAAACGCTACAGCCCTAAGTAACTTAAAATTAAGATTAAGCTGGGGACAAACTGGAAATCAGGAAGTAGAAAACAAAATCACTCAGGCAAGTTATTCATTGGCAGGTGCTGACGGATATTATTTGTACAACGACTTGAATTTGGTAAACGGAGTTTCTGTAAACAGAACACCAAATCCTGATTTAAAATGGGAAGTTGTAACACAATATAATGCTGGTTTAGATTTTAGTTTTTGGAATGATAAATTCTACGGAACTTTAGATTATTTCAACAAAACGACAACGGATGCAATTTTGAATGTTCCTTCACAAGCTTTGAGCCCAACAACAACTATCTGGACGAATATCGACGGAAAAATTATCAATAAAGGTTTTGAGTTTATGTTAGGATCTAAGCTAATTGATAAAAAAGATTTCTCATGGAATATTGATGTGAATGGAGCAACTTTAGATAATAAAATTGAAGATCTTCCAGTTTCAGAAATCCTGACAGGGACTATTTCAGGACCAGGACAATCCGGAGTTAATGCTAATATTTACAAAAGCGGTTATGCTGCGGGATCTTTCTATTTGTTACAACATACTGGTTTTGATGCAAACGGAGCTAATGTTTTTAAAGATCAAAACGGAGACGGAAAAATTGATAACAGCGACAGAGTAATTATCGAAGGTGCATTGCCAACTTTCTACTACGGATTCAATAGTGACATGAGATACAAAAACTTTACATTCTCTTTCTCTATCATTGGTCAAACCGGAGGTTATTTATTGAATAACACAGGATTAAATGCTTTGAATATAAACAACTTAGCTTCTGACAGAAACGTTGCTACAGGATATTATGAGTCTGGTGCAAATGCTACAAACTCTCCAATTTTATCTACACTTTTCTTAGAAAAATCAGATTTTATCAGACTTAATACGGCGCGTGTTGGTTACAATTTTGATTTAAAAGGATTAAACTGGATAAACGGATTGACACTTTATGTTACAGGACAAAACTTAATTACAATTACGAATTATTCTGGTTATGATCCTTTAATCAACAGTCCGAAATCAAACGGAGGAAATCAGTCTATTGGTATTGATTACGCTAGTTATCCAACTTCCAGAACGTTCAGTTTTGGAGCAACTTTAAAATTATAATTATTATGAAGACAAATAAAATTTTTAATATAAAATTAATCGCATTTTTCTCTTTCGTCTGGTTGTTTGCCAGCTGTACTGATCTTGATGAAGTTGTTCTTGATGAGGTTTTAGGAAATAATGCTTCTAATCCTGCTGGTGCACTTGCTGCAGCTTACGATCGACTGGGAGACGGAACTTTTACAGATCACGGAGCAATTTTTTCTTTACAGGAATATACAACTGATGAAGCTATTTTGCCAACTCGTGGAAGTGACTGGGGAGATGGTGGAAAATGGAGAGACATGCACGAGTTTACATGGAAATCTGATAATGCGGTTGTAGGTGACAACTGGAACAAATTGACTAACGGAATTACACGTTCTTTAACAGCAATTCAGTCGATTGAAGAAAGTTCTATTCCGCAGAAAAAATTGTTTTTGGCTGAGGCCAAAGCCCTTTTAGCGTATTATTTATACACAACTTTGGATTTGTACGGACAAACACCATACAGAGATCCAATGAACCCGAATGCGCCTTTGCAAATTTTAAAAGCCGATACTCAAATCGATCAATTAATTACAGATGTTGAAGCTTTGATTCCTGATTTAGCTCCTATGGGAGAGCAGCAAACGCACCACGGACGTTTTACAAAAGAAGCAGCGTATGGTTTTTTAGCTACTATGTATTTGAACCGTGCTGTTTTTAAAGATCGTTTTAATGCAAATTCAAGTTTTAATTTTAGTGAGCCTGCAGTAAGTGGTGGAGGAACTGATATGGACCGTGTTATTTATTACACTTCATTATTAATCAACTCTGGAAAATACAGTTTAGAAAGTGATTATTTCAAAAACTTTGCAAGAGATAACGAAAATGGTAAGGAACTTATTTTTGCTATTTCTCAAAAGATAGATTATATCCGTAACGGTTCTAATAGTTTTGCGTATGTGTGTATGGAACGTAACCAGAGAGCATCTGCTGCAAACAGAGGAACAAATGCAGCTTGTACAACTCCTGAATTTTATGCAACATGGGATGGAAATCACGATGATCCTAGATTTGAACAACATTACCAATACGCAGATGGTACATGGTTTATGAATGACGGTACAGATGTAAGCGTTCCTGCGACAGATATTGTACCTAAAAGTACTAATTTACCATGGTTTCATTTTAACAGAGGAATTCAGGCCGGACTTCAGTATGGTCCAATATTATTGCCATCAGGATCTTTAGAAATGATAGGTAATCGTATTAAAGTTTCTCCTTTATATATGGAAAAAAGCAGCACTACAAGAATGAATTTCACGCCATCATTAACATTTAAGAATCCTGCTCAGGCTGTTTTTGCTCAAAACGAAATTAATCAGGGAGCTCGTGTTTTTAAATATGAATTTGATCCTGAAGGAGGAAACGGAAATAGTAATGTTGATATTCCATTGTTTCGTTTAGGCGGAATGTACACGATGAGAGCTGAGGCTTATTTCAGAAAAGGAAGTAACGGATTAGCAATGGATGATTTGAATAAATTACGTACCAGCAGAAAAAGAGAATCTTTGTATGCAAGTGCCCCGGGAAAAGCCTTAACATCTTTAGATGCAACACAATTGTATAAAGAAATAGGTTTCGAATTGTATTGGGAATTGTACAGAAGACCACAAATGATCCGTTTTGGAAAGTTTGATTTACCAGGAACTGCAAAAGCAGCTTCACAACCCTTTAGAAGAGTATTCCCAATTCCGCAGTCAACAATTGATGTGACTAAGGAATTCAAACAAAATCAAGGATATAATTAGTTTTGTGTTAGTTTATTTTTATTTATTTTTTTTACAAAAAGCCTGTTTCTTTCGAAACAGGCTTTTGTTTTTTTCAAAGAATCAGGAATATTAAAGAAGATTTTTTCCTAAGTTTTTATCTAACTTATTGGTTTCAAGTTATAATTTGAAACCATTAAAGCCGAATATTTCAAATATTTATTTTTTAATTCTATTTAGCTTTGGGCTAATTTTAAGAAAAAATGTAATATTTAATTGACATTCTCACTTTAAAAACAAATAAAATTATAAATCAAACAAAAATTAGAAATCATGAAAAAGTATCATTTATTATTCGTTGTTTTTTTCTTTTCGCTGGCAATGTCGGCACAGAGTTCAGGGGCATTTTTGCTTAATTTGTACGGAGGTTATACTTTTAAGGACAAGGTGGAATTTGACAACTCTTATGCTTATGTAGAAGATGGTTTTGAATACGGTGCAGGTTTTGAATATTTTATAATGGATAATGCTTCTATAGAATTAAAATATAACCGACTTGATACAAAAATGCCTTTATACACGAAGGCTTTGACACCTAATAATCCTGTTCCCGCTGGGACTCAGCTTAATGCCGGAGATGATGAAGGTGCTATTAATTATATATTAGCTGATTATACGTATTATTTCGGGTCAAGTTCTCAAAAAGCATTACCATTTTTAGGAGCAGGAGCAGGTGTAGCGATTCTGGAATCACCTCAAAGTGGAAACGGAACTTATTTTGCGTGGGAAATTAAAGCGGGTGTAAAAGTAAAAACTAACTCACCATTATCAATTAATCTTCATGCTTATTTGCAATCTATGTCGGCAGCTGTTGGATATGATTACTATTGGGACTACTATTGGGGCCCTGTGGGAGTTACTGATTATGCATCAACATTTCAGTTTGGACTGGGAGCTTCTCTAAGCTACGACTTCAGTAAATAAACAAGAAAACCATAGAAAAAATTTACCCATTAAAAATTAAATTATGAAAAAGATATTTTTATTATTTGTCCTTATTATGACAACAGGTGCATTTGCACAATCAAAAGAAGATGTGGCTATTATTCAGTCTGTATACGGTAAATCTAAAACAGATTTAGTTAAACAATATTTGAGCCTAACCGATGCTCAGGCCGCAGCGTTTCAGCCTATTTATGATAAATATGAAACAGAAAGAAAAGCATTAGGTCAGAAAAAAATTGAAATCATTAATGATTATGCGACTAATTATGCAACACTGGATGATGCAAAAGCAACACAATTGACGGAAGCCAATCTTAAAAATAATATAGAATTGGATAAACTTTTGTCTTCGACTTTCAGTAAACTTAAAAATGCAATTGGAGGTATAAACGCCGCTAAATTTGCACAATTAGAACAATATCTTCAAGTAACCATAAGAGCGGAAATTCAGGATTCGATTCCTTTTATTGGTGAAATTGATAAATCAAAAATTAGTAAATAAAGGTTCTAAGGTATTGAGGTTCTACTGTTTTTCATAAAACCTTAGAGCCTTAGAACCTCAGTACCTTAGAGCTTCCAAAAGATAGTTATTTTATAAAAAAGGATTGCAATGATATAATATTTGAATGGTATACTAGTGGTATTTTTGATAGCATTTCATATTGACTGTGAAAAAGAAATAATTTATCAACTTGACAAATTAAAAATAATTCAAAATATAACATCATGATACATCAAATTGATACAACAGATAATATAGTGGCTTTTAGAGCATTGGCAGAAGTAACTAAAGACGATTTTCTGAGTGTAGTAGTTCCTGCGGTTGAGCATTTAGTGAAACAAACCAATGAAATTAATTTTTTATTAGTTCTGGATACCGATCTTGAAAATTTTACTGCCGGTGCCTGGCTTGAAGATGCATTACTGGGATTAAAACATCTTGGAAAATGGAACAGAGCAGCTATAATTACAGATTCAGAAGATATTATTTCTTTTACCAACGGATTTAGTTATGTCGTTCCGGGAGAATTCCACGGATTCAAAAAATTAGAATTTAATAAAGCCTTAAACTGGGTCGAGGGAAATATTAATATAGCATAAAATTTGTTTCAAGGTTTTCTTTGTTTCAGGTTTCAAGTTTCAGGTTCTCTGCGAACGTTAAAAAATCAGCCACGCCTTCAGGAATCTTCTACAGAACTATAGAAACTCATGAATTTTTCGTGGCTAATTTTTTGTTTATTTTTTTTCGTTTTCAGAATCACATGCAGCATTCAACCTGAAACCTGAAAAACCTGACACGAGGCTTTAGCCGAATTGGCGAAGCAAACAAAATTTTTAGTGATTATACTCGATACCACTACTATCAGTAACTTCTCTTTTTGCTTTCGAAGATTTTTCTAAATGTTTATAGCAGGCTGAAGCTAATAATGGCAGTGCAAGACCTCCAACAACTGCTGCTGTTTTATTGTGCCCTACTTTTTTTAATACAGCACCAATAACAATTGAACTGATACCGGCACAAACTAAATTTTTAACTGAAAGTTTTGATGCCGGGTTTGGTGTAATTCCGTGCAATAAAGGGTCTATAAAATTTAAATTTTCCATGATTATTGTAATTTTATTTGTTTAAACTTTTTTGTATTTTATGAGGAGATCTTTTCATGATCTGTTTCGATCTCAATTTTTTCAATTTCTACTTTTTCTTTTTTAATGGCTTGTCTTAATAAGGCTAAAAGACTCATATAAATATTTGCTACAAAAACCAGCGAGAATCCTGCCAAAATATAGCCACGCCAGTCATTTAACAAAAGTTTATAATCTGTAAAGAATAAACAGGCAATTGTGACATAATGACTAAAACAGTATTCACACGTAAAAAGATAAAACGCTTTTCGTGACAATAATGTCCTGTCATTTTTAGAATGTCTGACACACCATTCGCGAGGTTCCCTAAATATTTCTTCATGCGTTACAGTCCAACTGATACATGCAATTGGAACTGCTAAAACAAAAAGCCAAATAATTTGGGTTAAAAGATCCATAAATAGATGTTTTGCTTATTCTCTCGGATGCGTTTCAGGAAAATGTTCTGCCTCGAAATCGTCCATATCCTTTGTGTCGTCATCTATATGCTCTTCCTCGTCTTCGGGCTGGCTATGATCATCGACATCGTCCGGAATGTATTCAGTATCCTTTTCTTCATCATTAGTAATTAAACCATCTTCATTAATGATTCTTTCTTCATTCGGAATGTTTTCATTACGGTTAGAATCATTTGTCTCATGATTAACATCTCCTATAAATTCCCCGCGATACTGTTGCTCATATGGATCTTCGTCTTTTTTATAATTATCAGTATCAATAAGTGTTTCCTGATCGATAAAATCCGGGTCTTTCGGACCATAATTTTCGTTGTTATACTTTTCCATGACGTTTAAATTTAATTATTTCCCTGGAAGAAATCTTCCGATTTTTACTTTAAAGGCTTGTATTTTACAAAATTAGCTTTTGGATCGTTTGAAATTGTTACAGAAAATTGGAATCTATTTCTATAATTATCAGTTGAAACGAAAAATAGAATGCTTCAGCCGGAAAACTTAATTATGAGTTTTCTACCGTTATTGATTCGAGAAAAATTTTAATTGGCGGAATTGTTTGTTATCATTTAAATTCTCCCTTTTAAAAGAAAAATGTTAGATAAATAAGATTTTACCGAATAATTTTTTATTTAAGTCATCGATTACATTATTGTTATTGTTTTAAAAAGCTCTTAGAAGAAATAAAAGGATTGAACATCTATGATTTTAACTGTAAAACCGAAAGTAATATAAATGAAAGGTTTTTCGTTAAAAAAATAAGTAGAAAATTTTATTAATAAGTACTTATTTCTTATATTTAGCAAATAGAGTCGTTGTTTATTCTTTTTTATATTCTTCAAATAAAAGCCAGTTTTTCTATTTACAACATAAGCCTTGACGCTCCTTTGAATTGATAGTCTAAGCGTTACTAAAATTTAAATTTTATTTTAAAAAAATGAACCCCAAAAGTTTTTTTAGAATAATTGATAGTCGTTGATATACAATTTTTTAAACGCCTGCCTTTTACATAACAGTTGCCCATTTTTTTGCAAAAAGCGCCAAAACAGTTTTAATACAAAGAATTTATGATATTAATTCACTCTTTGATTGATTTTAAAACGATTAAAAAAGTTTTAGTTTATCTGTTTTTTATTGTACCAATTTATACAATTTCTAATGACGTAAATGCAAATACACCCGGAATTATATGTCCAGAGGGAGAACCATCGCTTCTGCCAGATAATTTCGATTTATCTGGAACAGCATATACTGAGAAAACTAGTCTGAATTGTACCTTAAAAGCTGTTGTTCCTGAACCAACAATTACGGTTCAGCCAGCCGGAACAACAATTTGTTCCGGAGGAAACCATACATTATCTGTAACAGCAACTAACGATACGCCAGGCTTAATGTATCAATGGTTTAAGAGTACAGATAATATTATTTTTACAGCTGTTTCCGGAGCAACATCAGCAACATATATAACACCAGCTTTGACACAGACGACTTATTACAAAGTAACTGTTTCAACTGGTGGAAATGAATTGGCAATAACCTCAGTTGTTGCTCCTGTGGTTGTTCTGCCAAATATTTTAATTACTAAGCAACCCGTATTAAGAACAAATATTTGTAGTGGTTCAACAGCAACTTTAAATGTAACAGCAGTCGGAGGTTCTGGTAATTATAGTTATCAATGGAAAAATTCTACGGTATTAGCCGGCCCTTATACTACTATTTCAGATGCTAATTCAGCATCTTATACAACTCCTGTTTTAACACAAAATACTTTTTATGTAGTTGAAATTTCAGATACTACTCAGGGATGTAATCCCGTTACTTCAAATGTTTCAGGAGTTATGATTCCGGGTATTATTAAACAGCCCATAACTCCTGCTACTGTTTGTGTTGGAGGAACAATTTCACTGTCTGCTACAGCTTCTGCAAATGGAGGTTCAGCAACATTTACGTATCAATGGCAAAGTTCTTTAGATGGCACAACAGCATGGACCAACATTTCGGGCGGGACAGGCAGTTCAACAGCAAATTATACTTCTGGAGGTTTAACAGGCACAACATATTATCGGGCTGTAATCACGTCTTCAAATCCAGGATGTACACTCATAACTGATACAGTTATGGCAACTGTTATTCCTGATCCAACAATTACAATGCAGCCAATTGGCGGAGATATATGTGAAGGAGGAACCTTTACAATGTCATCCGCTGCTGCAAATGGTTCCGGAAATTTTACTTATCAGTGGCAAAAATCATTAGATGGATTAACAGGATGGACAAATGTAACTAATGGTACAGGTGCCAATACAACAAGTTATACAACTGGCCCTGTTAGTATGGATACTTTTTATAGATTAAAGGCGATTGATTCAGGCATTGGTTGTGGTGTTGCAAATTCAAATCCGGCTAAAGTTGATATTTTCGAATCTCCAATAATAAGTACACAGCCTATAGATGGAAAAGTTTGTATTAATCAAACCAATACATTTACAGTAGTAGCTTCCGGAAATATTCTACCGGGAAGTATATTATATCAATGGCAGACGGCAACAGTTTCATCAGGACCATATTTAAATGTAACTGACGGAACAGGAGGTACAACAGCCTCTTACACAACACCAACTTATGCAACAGCAGGAAATAGATATTTTAAGGTTTTAATCTCTCAATCGCAAGCAGCTTGTAGTACAATTTCAAATCTGGTTACTTTGAATGTCTCTGATAGAGCAGTAGCCCCAATTGGCAGTGTTACGCAACAGCCATCATGTGAGTATGCTTATGGAACAATATCAATTTCAAATCCCGATTTGGGAACAGGATACGAATATAGTATAGATGGGGTTAACTTCCAGACAAGTAATATTTTTACCAATCTTGCATCCGGTGTTAAACAAGTCTCTGTTAGAGAGCTTGGTTTAAATACTTGTATCTCTCCTAATACCGAATTCACAATTTTCGACAGATTATGCGCAGTTCCTGAAGTCTTTGCAACCATTTCAGGAAATT contains:
- a CDS encoding RagB/SusD family nutrient uptake outer membrane protein, with amino-acid sequence MKTNKIFNIKLIAFFSFVWLFASCTDLDEVVLDEVLGNNASNPAGALAAAYDRLGDGTFTDHGAIFSLQEYTTDEAILPTRGSDWGDGGKWRDMHEFTWKSDNAVVGDNWNKLTNGITRSLTAIQSIEESSIPQKKLFLAEAKALLAYYLYTTLDLYGQTPYRDPMNPNAPLQILKADTQIDQLITDVEALIPDLAPMGEQQTHHGRFTKEAAYGFLATMYLNRAVFKDRFNANSSFNFSEPAVSGGGTDMDRVIYYTSLLINSGKYSLESDYFKNFARDNENGKELIFAISQKIDYIRNGSNSFAYVCMERNQRASAANRGTNAACTTPEFYATWDGNHDDPRFEQHYQYADGTWFMNDGTDVSVPATDIVPKSTNLPWFHFNRGIQAGLQYGPILLPSGSLEMIGNRIKVSPLYMEKSSTTRMNFTPSLTFKNPAQAVFAQNEINQGARVFKYEFDPEGGNGNSNVDIPLFRLGGMYTMRAEAYFRKGSNGLAMDDLNKLRTSRKRESLYASAPGKALTSLDATQLYKEIGFELYWELYRRPQMIRFGKFDLPGTAKAASQPFRRVFPIPQSTIDVTKEFKQNQGYN
- a CDS encoding outer membrane beta-barrel protein, which translates into the protein MKKYHLLFVVFFFSLAMSAQSSGAFLLNLYGGYTFKDKVEFDNSYAYVEDGFEYGAGFEYFIMDNASIELKYNRLDTKMPLYTKALTPNNPVPAGTQLNAGDDEGAINYILADYTYYFGSSSQKALPFLGAGAGVAILESPQSGNGTYFAWEIKAGVKVKTNSPLSINLHAYLQSMSAAVGYDYYWDYYWGPVGVTDYASTFQFGLGASLSYDFSK
- a CDS encoding STAS/SEC14 domain-containing protein, coding for MIHQIDTTDNIVAFRALAEVTKDDFLSVVVPAVEHLVKQTNEINFLLVLDTDLENFTAGAWLEDALLGLKHLGKWNRAAIITDSEDIISFTNGFSYVVPGEFHGFKKLEFNKALNWVEGNINIA
- a CDS encoding PrgI family protein gives rise to the protein MENLNFIDPLLHGITPNPASKLSVKNLVCAGISSIVIGAVLKKVGHNKTAAVVGGLALPLLASACYKHLEKSSKAKREVTDSSGIEYNH